In the genome of Stigmatopora nigra isolate UIUO_SnigA chromosome 7, RoL_Snig_1.1, whole genome shotgun sequence, the window CCACTGTTTAAGCCAGATGTTATGATGAAGCTAAACATCTGGTTCATCTTTTTTCTATCTCTAGCCCAATGAATCGCATGACTTTTGACTGTATTCTTTGCTTAATGTCCTATTTTTGGCCTCATTGGGATTTTTCAATAGCAAAGGCCGAAATGGAGTTCAGCAGATACATAGATTATTCAAATACTCAAAGACGTACTGCACACTACTTCGTATGTTTTGCGAAAAACTGACAATActgcattttacattgaattgtggacttacaataataatattatatttcaGGTGAAATTATGGATTTGACAGTTTAACATGAAACGTGAGCAAAACATATAATTTCGAACCTACAGTGAACttaatttgaaaatgttcacTGAATGAAAGTGTCAGTCACATTCAAGCTCTTGTCTTGGCAATCATTAAAATGATTCACGTGTACCTTATGAAGTACCCAGTgatgttgaggaaaaaaataacccaGACAGGCAGCTGACTGACACACACTATGCGTGTCAGCTGTTATTAAACAGAACCTATTGTTCTCCACACCCTGTCAGAcaagcacagacacacacacgcacacacgcatacatacacacacatacacacacagacatacacacacagacacacacacagacacacacacagacacacacacagacacacacacagacacacacacagacaggtgGTGATGTCATAGAACTCGTGATGCACCCAAAGTTTTGTCTCGCCGCACTGAGATGAGGTCGGACAAACCTGACCAGGCCGACTAATGAGACAGTGGAGCAGACGTTTTATTATTCATGTTTAATGGCGTTCAAAAATGAAAGGGCAACATTATAGTCTGGCAGCTCATAGTTGCTCGCATAGACTGATATAATGACAGGCCGCCACCTGCTTTTAAAAAAGCGGACACTGTCATTTTGTGCACTCGTGGCAGCCCAGGAGTTCAGATTGAATATGCTGTTGACCACATACAGACAATTTTGTTCTGTAATCAATTTACAGTACATTATCATGAGCCCTGTAATATCTGTTGCATTCATTTGGTATctacaatatttatttaatttgtattcagtCACTGATGTTGTTGGGGTTAACCTGAACCTGTAAAAGTATGTTTTCTCCACccctttgaaaaaacaaaacctttGTTAAATAAGACAAAGCTTGTGGTTATTTTATCTTCCAGGTAAAACTATATATTTAATTCTAAACCCTGACCCCTGACATGAGTGCAGACAGCATCGATTCAGTTGTGACTCAATGAATGATTGTATAAAAAGGAGCAATGTAATTGAGTGGTGACCGATCTACAGTGTAGTCTGTCCCTGTGAGACAATAATAAGACCATTCAGTGGCAGTGTAAAGCTAAAGATGCAGCTTGAGTTGTACTTACTTAAAATCTTAAGTTACCACAACTTTTAGAAGTCTTATTTTGTTTCAAGAGTATAGTTTACATTATCTACAAATGACCAAAACCATttgttccatttaaaaaataattatggccCTTGAGCACTGAAGTGTGGGTTAAACTCTTTCACCTCTTGGGAAGTTTGCAAGAAACTGACAGGTGCGGCAATTctttaaatacacaaacaagCATCTCAAGCAACTGGTTCAGACACGTGCTCGCACACTTAAACGCACGAACCTCAGGagtaaatgagaaaaataaacacgTAATAATTGGTTGACGTGAGTCGTCGAAAACAGCTCGATAGTGTCTGAAGAACTCAGACAGCATTGGCGCCACTGTCACAGTGACATGTGGCAAGGATATATATTACATTGGATGTCTACCCCTACGACTGATCTATACTTTTGTCGTGGTTCATTTGTATACGAATAGATACGTATACATTATTATTACACTTTATCATTCCAAAATATTAAACCAAGCTCTAAACAATAAATCAATGCCTCCTCTACCACAGTAATAGTGCAATCTTTCTTCATTATTCAAGGCACGTAGTATAAGACTGGTGATTTGTTTGTAAAAGTACTCTGCTTGCATGATTTCgtgtgcagaaaacaagaaaatcaataaattcaGCAAATGGTTACAACTCAATTGCCTCTACTTACCCCTCACGCACATAAATATGGCGTAAAGTGACTAAGATTCTACAAAGATGTCAAGAAAAAGATAACACTATTCATAGTAAGTACCTTTGGAATGACTTAGTGTCATTGAGACAGCACTTTTAATATGCACATGTTTTTATATGTTATAAAAAGTGAGTGTGGATCTGTACTAAAGATGAAGATAGAGTGctctgcaagtttttttttttacagctcttATTTTTAGGTTTCTGTTGATATCATTCGCAGATACTTTGTTAGTGTTTGTagcaaaaatgactatttggaTGTTTCTTACAAAACATATTGCAATTGGTAATTCAATACTCTCGACATGTACAATGTTATGTAATTAGGCCCACCAGGGCAGTCACATGAGATGAAGTTATTTTGACTCCACTAATCGTCTTTGACTTCATATCCAGTTGTCAGATAAAGTTGCCCTCAGGTATTCTATTGAGTTTTCACATCACACTCGACTATTTGATTAGAAAAGTAAGGACAGCAAAAGCAAAATTTATCACCACTGAACTTTTTTGCCAAATCTAAGGTCTGCTGAAAAGACATCCatatatccattcatttttataaCCTAATAAAACTGCCATAATAGCTTTTGCGAGTGAAAATTCAAGTCCTGACATGGTCCTAAAAGctgttttttacttcagtgaAGATCATTTTCGAATGTCAGTCAGAATATTTCCAGACAGCATCTGTCTTTTCTTGTGCTTGTTGGTTGAATAATTTGATGACCTCATAGATTCAGTTAATTATGATATTGTTTTCATCACTTCTTAACCTTTGACACACCTAGCTCTTAACACTTTACAGCATAATtacacataaacaaaaaaacactaataattTATCATAATAACTCATTAAATATTGGATACAATAAAATCTCATGAGAATTACATTCTAAAATGTATCTTAAGCTGTTGTGTTTGAATCAATTGCGCATCTGTTAAATCTGGCGTTTCTTCTGCATGCGATAACGTTTTTATAATGCTCACAGTTATAGACAGTACCAAATTAATTCTCTTTGTGTAATTTGGAAGTCAAGCACAATCACAGAATGTGTTTGACATTGGACATTACAAGGAATCAAAAGCTAAAGGCAATGtcatttcaatttaaacaaaaaaaaaaagctctgcaTCGGTAAGCATCTCCGATTGTCGCTAAATGCGGTTGCTTGACTAACATTACATTCTCATAAGTGACATTGTTACTGATGTTCCTGGCAGAGGTCTTCCAACACGTCGTCAGCGGTTAATTGCTGCGATAATAAAGCCCATTAAAGAAAAAGCTTCTGGTTTCTTTGCTAATGGTCGAACCTGCTCATCAGATCCTGCAACCTGAGCCTTTGTGACGGGAGGATGAGCACAAACATGCTCTTCGGAGAGCTGCTCATACCATCTCACGCCATCTCATGCTAAATGAAATTTAATCGCACAATTGCTATATTAAGCAAAGGCGGTGTcagattgaaaaaaacaaaaaaaaaaagtgacaagcaGGTTGATTTGAAATTGTCTGCTGTTCTGAATGCAAAAGGTAAACAACAGTATGTAATTACAAATGTGCTGCGGCAGTGGTAATTGGGTGTCTGCCTTTGCTCATCTGGCTATTCTTTGTTAGATAGCCAGATGAGCAAAGGTATTTGTTTATGGGTTTATTTGTCTGTATAATAAAGGACAAATAGGAATCTgtggtttctctttttttgtataatgtTCCTGTTATTAATACTTTTATTTGTTGTCTGGTAAAGTGAAATCACACTGCAAAACTAACTTTCAAAATATAACAGAATGTTGACAAGCAAAACTTATTTAGAACATGATATTGTGTTTCAAACTTAGTCATCAAGGGAAGTTAAAATGGTGagccaaaaacaaaactttcaacctttttattattatgtaaatatagctggaaaaaaaacttttgttgattttattttgatttcggTAGTTTTGACAGCTCTGACTTATAATGGGACTAAAGTGTGCTTTGGTGCCAGCACAGACCTGCTAAATCAGTTTTGAAATTTGGTAGCAGTCTGTGACAAGTAATATGTGTGACTACAAATTGAAGGTAGACTTTTACTACTTCTCTGAAAGAGGAGAGAGGGTCTAGCTTTGCTAAACCATAGTGGATGAGCTGCACCAACATAAGGGTGTTTAAAGAGAATGTAAAGAAGCCTGCTGATTGATGGGGAAAGTGTGAGGACATAAGCAGCATACCCAAATGAGCTCTAATACAGCCCAATTTGATACTTTCCAAAGTGAGATAACCTAGTTTTTGTAGTTTTCCCACTGGGCTGCCTTCCTACGTAAGTGCAAGGGGAAGCAGGATTCACAAAGACTTTTAAAGAAGAACACAACAGCATTTTTACAGCATCTCAACTAGTTCATTTTACCTGCAGTCATTTGTCACAGCAGTGATGACTTTTCTCATAGCAGTTAAACGACTGATTTATGAAACAAATTGGCACACAGCAATTAATAACAAGCTTATTTTACAAGGTGCCACAGAAGAGTGCAAACACTTGACAGAATGAGGATTGATGCCCACGTGGTTGCTTGCATAACTCATTTGGTTCAGttcacattgttgttgttattgttgctaTAAAGTGACCGAGCACACCTTTGGTGGAGCTGCTTAATTGAATCTGTCACGTATTTGTTTACTACCTGATTTGCTGCCAATCTGCAGTGACAGATGAAGCATCATAGCTGTGACATTAACTGCTGTATAACCTTGAGATTGCCAATATGTTGTAACTAAGTGGATGAAATACAGTCATTCTGTATCCACTCACTATGACAGACACAGTCATggataaaaagtcttaaattgacTCATCATGTTTGTCATTAGCAATGCTTCTGCATCAGCAGTGTCCAATGTCATGCTCGGGAAGCAATATCTATACAGGGGGTGTGTTCTTATAATGAGgagttattgtcattttttttcatatttactacatataaaataattgatttggaTACAATTTTACGGTCATAAATAGAGACCTTATTGATTGAACTCGtcactttttttaagaaatcGAAAGCAGACCACAAATTGAATGGAATAtctaacatttaaaatattataattataactgcatgttaaatataaaacataaatttAAGTCACCACATATAAAAGTGTTCTGAACCACCAGCAACCACCAAATTAgaatcattaaaaatgtaatcatgGAGCAAATCATGCCAAATCAAGTCACAAGTTCATGAACATTGTGGGAATGTCTGCTAAATATGATAAAACCATGCTCCACAGAACTGTCAATCAAATAccttacatttaaaagctttcttACGTATGCCTACACGTTTCAGTGGAGAAAATGAATCTCCCTGGGGGCCTACGGCAACTGAAATATATCCCACCAAGTGATTGTGGAACTTTCAGCAGTCAATCAAAAATGATTtcccagaaagaaaaaaaaatactattcctGAGATTTAAaggtaaattaaaataaaatgaccgATGCCCCCAGTATCTCCATCTGCCATACAAATACACAGTACTTTTTATAGATAGCGCTCATTACCACCGCCAgcacttaaaaaaattcaacacgcTCTTCTTTTTAGGCGAGTTTGTTTTACTTTGCAAGGACAAACATTCATTTATGGCAGTTCATAGTGTTGCAAGAAATCTGGCCGAACCAAGAGGAATGATCAGCAAGCATTAAATTGTATGATCCAGACAGTATTTTATCTTAAACACATAATCAGAATGAATTAGAAGGTGCATTCTGCTATTCTAAACTTTACTATAAAACTATGgattagaaaataataaatttgTAGGGAGCCATGAAACAGATCAAAACCCAAtaccccaaacaccccccccacacacacacaaatgtcttAGAAATATGATTTCTAATAAACAACTGAAGCTTCGTTATTCCTATTTACTCAatctactgtaaaaaaaaaaaaagcaaagtattTTCAATGAATTTGGCAGTTATTCTGATCTTGCAGATGTTATACCAGTATGAACAAGAATGGgtgaaaaagaggaagaaaaagactTACCGATGTCATCCATCTTTAGGCCCGGTCTAAGCGTGTAGTCTGCCTCTGTTGGTTCTGGCTCGTCGTCGACATCAGAGGCTGGGGAGAAAAGGACGGTGATCATGTGTTAAACTATTGACCAAAGGATTTTAATGACTTATAACAGGAGATCTTGATAGGCAAGTGCAGGAGGGTAGCGAAAAAAAAGGGCATGggggttcaaaaaaaaaaatggccaggaGCGCTTTGACTGACGAGATGCACTGGGAGTCCAGAGAAATGGGCAGTGGGGTCAGTGGAGTTAACAATGATGAAGGGCACCCGAGTCTGACAGGAGAGGAAAGGTTAATATTATAGGGATGGCTATGATAAAAAGATTGGACAAGGCTGGGATCAAAGTGTGTGTTTATAAATGGCTGTGTGAGTGTCAGAGGCAGTGAAAGAGGTTAAAGCTACATATACAAATAGCCTCCCCCTGACCACAAGGAGAagcaataaattaaatctgacaaGGGATCAGGATGGTGCTTGGGGAGGAAAAAGAGAGCACTAAGAGGAATTGAAGGATATACTGAAGAGGGAGGAGGAGATGAGGTAGAGAAGCAATGGATGAATGTGAAAAGCGTAAAGCCGCAGGGGAAACTCAGCAGTTGCATTAATAACACTGTACTTGTTTTCGACTGTGTGCCACTTGCTTGGGAAATGTTAAATGTGGCAAAGCTGTAATACGCCATTTCGTAATTGGGGTACAATTCTGAGGATGGAATTTGAATCACATTTCCTTTTAGTGTGGAGTTCTCATATTATTCCATGCACGTGAGTGTTTATGTTTAAGTGAGCTTCCGAGACATGGACTTGGCAAGGCATTAAGAAAGAATATTAGGCCTGTGTTTAGGTAGGTAACAGCAGGGAATTTGAAGGTTGGTTAATTAAACACTTGACACTTGGGCAGGACCTTCAGGGACATAACTAATGGAAaattaaaagacacattttccatATCACTGCATATCCCGATCAcacttaacaaaaaatatatagtggaAATGATCATCTCATCAAAATCTCTTTGTGTGCCAACCAGTTAGCAGCCAGCAGATGTCCCCACTGCAAAAACATGCTGAGTGAGTTAAGCGAGCGGACATTCCCAGATGGGTCCTAGTTGTGGTTACAACACGTGCGAAACTCACCTGTGGAGCAACAAACATACACACGAAGTCTCAGGCAGCTGCGGCCGTGGTGATGAGTCGGTGTGGCTGTtaaagacaacaacaaacatatgAATGATGGCTTTGAAAATTGTCAGATTCCACAAAATGATTGGAAATAAACCAGTGAATGAATCCAAATTGATGGGGGAGAAGGAATACTTACAGATGTAGTAATACTCCTGTCCGACGTGAAATTCGTAGCCCAGCGAGAAGGCGCTGTAGCGCTGGAACTTTTCCGAGAACTTGATGGGGGCGTGAGGGGCGTGCGGTCGGTTGCACTCCCACCTTTTGAAGCCCATCTGGGGGTCGCAGCTTCTATAGCCGCGGTAGCTGACCATGTAGAGGACATACTGCTCGCTTGTGCCCACCATGCGCTGGCTGTCGTTGTAGTGAGGACAATAGATGTCCAGGTAGTCGTTGACATTCACCTGCATTGTGTAGCCCTCGCGACGCAGACTGGAAAGACAAAGACAGTGTACGACAGGCATGGTAAATTATCACACCCACACTTTGTTTTGTTCTGTATGTTAATGCATACTGGTAAGTGGCAACATTTAGCATGATTTGGAGTTTCGAACTGGGATTGCTAGCACACTAGTCtgcagcaatgttccctctaatttttcgttggtctgggcagaaagacaacctccctga includes:
- the efna3b gene encoding ephrin-A3b, with amino-acid sequence MALVPLSLWVLTTLTWASPLQGSISRHSIYWNSSNIHLRREGYTMQVNVNDYLDIYCPHYNDSQRMVGTSEQYVLYMVSYRGYRSCDPQMGFKRWECNRPHAPHAPIKFSEKFQRYSAFSLGYEFHVGQEYYYISTPTHHHGRSCLRLRVYVCCSTASDVDDEPEPTEADYTLRPGLKMDDIDEFNPSVPKLEKSVSGSSQSRDRLLLTITMLLLATLFVS